The segment AACACAAGGGCTTCATCGAGCGGCACGCCCACTCGGGCGACGGCCGCGGGGTGACGGTCCACTCCACTGAACGCGGACGCAGCAACACCGTCCTCGTCCGACAGGAATGGGCCGCGTCGGTCTCCGCAGCCGCCGACCACGACGCCGGACACCTCGACGCGGCCCTCTCACTGCTCGCCGCCGTGGAAGCCGGACTGAACAGGACACGGCCGCAGCCCGGTGCCGCGCGCCTGACAGCAGAGTCCTGATTTGCTGGTGTTCTGCTCCCCGAAGAAGCTCGGCTTCTTCCAGACACCGAAGAAGGGTGCCTGACTAGGGAAGATTCTCGGAACTTGGCGTAGTAGCGGAACAGGAGCTGGATGCCAGAGCGGCCTCTCGCGCTCGCCCCCACGTGATGCCGTAGCTCGCCGCGCCTCCAGGAGGCACCCTGGCTGGACGAGCGACAGCCCCCGGGCCCCCGTCGAACCGGCCCTGTCGTTTGTCGACCGGTTCCACTCGGCCGGCCGCCCGAGGTACGGCGGCGCGGCGGGAGATTAAGGAGCGGCAGTCGGCCCTCGTCGTGTGGTGGGCGCGCACCGAGCGTGCCGGGACCAGTGCCCTGGACTGCCGCCTGGTCGCGGAGTTGGTCCCGGCGGCGCCTGCGGTGACGGGGGCGGCGCAGTGGCCGGACCTCGTCCGTCCAGGGTGGGAGACCGAGAACGGCAGATCGGTTGTTGTCAGCGACGGTCCCATTCCGCGCAGCCGGGAGTTCACCAGGCTGCCGGGCTGGGTGTCCTGCCTGTCCTGGGCCACCGAAACCGGGCAAGCAGTTCAGCCGGACCGGGGAGGACCCCATGCCGAAGGTCACCAGCCTGCTCCCGGCGCTCGGCGGCACGCGGTTCATCGTCCTGACCTTCCCGCCGGACACCGCGATGGCCGACCCGGCATTCGACCCCGTCGCCTTCGACCGGGAGCAGCGGGCGGACTCGCCGGGCATCGCGGACCTCGTGGAGCCTGACGGCATGCACACGACGCCGACCGTGGACTACGGCATCGTGCTGCAGGGCGAGATCGTCCTCGAACTCGACGTCGGCAGCACCCGCCACGGCTGGCGCAACCGCAGCGGCCAACCGTTCACGATGGCCTTTGTCCTCGTCGGTGCGGAGGGCGACGGCTGACGCGGCCGGAGCCGTAGACGGCCTTCACTTCCTTGCGCGCCCCTTCCGCCCACACCGCAAGCAGCTCGCTGATCTCCTCCAGCGGCAGCCCGAGGCCCTCGGCCGCGCGAATGAACGCCAGCCGTTGGACCGCGTCCTCGCCGTACGTCCGGTAGCCGGCTGGGGTGCGGTCGGCGGTCAGGAGACCGGCGCTTTCGTAGAAGCGCAGGGTCGTGGCCGGCACGCCGCAGCGTTCGGCGAGCTGGGAGATTCGCATCGCGCTCACGTCGTCGACGGTAAACCTTCGACCCGGCTCGAAGGTCAAGGGGTGATGGCCGCCACCGTGGACCGGGGGCCGGTGGCGATGACGTAAACGCTGCCCGGCTTGACACAGCCGATTTCCTTGCGGAGGCGGAGCAGGAACGTGACGCACAGCGGATCGGTGCCGTCGGCGGTGATGCCCGCCGCCGGTCTCGGGTCGGGGCTCATCGGGGCAGCATCTGGGTGACGCGCTACAGGCGGCGGGGCAGGCCGCCTTCTTCGAAGGCGTGGACCTCGTTGAGGGTCCAGCCGTCGGCGAGGGAGTCGACCAGGTGACGGGGGAAGAAGTGCACGGCGAAGCCGCCGTGCTCGTATATGTCGTCGTCGTGGGAGGTGCCAGCGCCGTAGTGGGCGTCGCCGGTGTGCCGGACGGCGTAGACGAACACCGCGCCAGGCCGCACGACGCGGCGTACCTCGCCTACCAGGGCGTGGATCTCCTTGGTGGACAGGGCCATGCACAGCAGCATGTGCGCGAACACCGCATCCACGGAGGCGTCCGGCAGAGGCAGCGGGTCGCGGACGTCGTGCACCGCGGTGATGACCCGCTGGTCGACGTTCTGGGCTCGGGCGGCGCTTTGGAGCTGCTGAAGGCCACTGGCGCTGAAGTCGGTGGCTCGGACGGTGAAGCCCTCGCGGGCGAAGTACAGCGCGTCGCGGCCGTGCCCGGCGCCGAGCTCCAGCACGTCCATTGCCCCAGCCGTACGGAACAACCCGGCAGCGTGCCGTGCGGGGTCGGAGGGCTGTTCGCCGTACATGCCCGGGTGGGCGGTGTAGGTGTTCTGCCAGTGCCGGCGCTGCGCGTCGGCCAGCTCCTGCGGGTCGTCGCTCACGTCTCTGCACTCTCCTTGCCCGCGCCGGTGCCGCACGGCGGGCCAGCCTGGTGGGCGCTGGTCAGGGCTTGCCGCAGCTGGTCGGCCCCGGGGGTGCCGCCCAGGCCGGCCGGGGTTCGGTAGAGCCGGCATGTCAGCCCCGGTGCCCGGCCGGGTTCGGCGAACGGGTCGCGTCCGTTGATCAGGAAGGTCGGCGAGCCGATGAATCCTGCCGATTCGGCCCGGGCCTGGTCGGTGATCACACGCGTAGTGAAGCTGAGGTCGTGCAGGCCCGCGTCGTCGAGTGCCTGGCGCAACCGGCCGGTCGCGGGCTCAGCGTTCGGGCATTCGGGGACGACCAGCAGTTCGATGTCCATGTCTCCAGGATCGCCCTTGTCGGAACTGGGATGCGGGTGTCAGGTGCAGCAGTGGCATCCGGGCTGGCAGCCGCACGCCTCCGCGTGGCCGCCGGGTGTCGCCGCCGCGGCGGTGGGGGCCGCGCAGCAGCCCTTGCCCTGCCAGGCGTCGCGGCCTTCCTTGACGGCGACGGCTGCGATGACCAGGGCGGCTATCGGGTCGGCCCAGGACCAGCCGAGGAGCAGGTTGGCCAGTAGGCCGACCAGCAGGACGGCGGAGAGGTAGGTGCAGAGCAGGGTCTGCTTGGAGTCGGCGACAGCGGAGGCGGAGCCGAGTTCACGTCCGGCTTTGCGCTGGGCGGCGGACAGGAACGGCATGATCGCCAGCGAGAGGGCGGCGAGGACGATGCCGGGGACCGAGTGGTCGGCTTCGCCGGCGCCGGTCAGTGCACGTACGGAGTCGACCGTGACGTAGAGCGCCAGGGCGAGGAAGGAGACGGCGATGATCCGCAGTGTGACCTTCTCCCGGGCCTCCCGGACGGCGTGGTCGCGGGCGGAGAACTGCCATGCGACCGCCGCGGCGGAGGAGACCTCGATGACGGAGTCGAGGCCGAAGCCGACCAACGCGGTGGAGGAGGCGATGGTGCCCGCGGTGATGGCGACGATCGCCTCGATGACGTTGTAGGTGATCGTCGCGGCGACCAGTATTCGTATGCGCCGGGTGAGCGCGTCGCGGCGGGCGGGGCTGGGGCCGAGGGATATCGCGGTCATTCAGCAGCAGCCCTTCGCCTCGGCGTCGGGGCAGGTGCGGTCGGTCTCGACGGCGACCACGGCCGTGCGCAGGTCGTCGAGCGCATGGCCGAGGCGTTTGTCGGCGAGTTCGTAGCGGGTGCGCCGGCCGTCGGGCACGGTGACGACCAGGCCGCAGTCGCGCAGGCAGGCCAGGTGGTTCGACAGCCGGGTCCGGGAGATCTGGAGGGCGTCGGCGAGGTCGGCGGGGTAAGCCGGGGCCTCGCGC is part of the Streptomyces sp. NBC_01262 genome and harbors:
- a CDS encoding cation transporter, which translates into the protein MTAISLGPSPARRDALTRRIRILVAATITYNVIEAIVAITAGTIASSTALVGFGLDSVIEVSSAAAVAWQFSARDHAVREAREKVTLRIIAVSFLALALYVTVDSVRALTGAGEADHSVPGIVLAALSLAIMPFLSAAQRKAGRELGSASAVADSKQTLLCTYLSAVLLVGLLANLLLGWSWADPIAALVIAAVAVKEGRDAWQGKGCCAAPTAAAATPGGHAEACGCQPGCHCCT
- a CDS encoding cupin domain-containing protein produces the protein MPKVTSLLPALGGTRFIVLTFPPDTAMADPAFDPVAFDREQRADSPGIADLVEPDGMHTTPTVDYGIVLQGEIVLELDVGSTRHGWRNRSGQPFTMAFVLVGAEGDG
- a CDS encoding class I SAM-dependent methyltransferase, with the protein product MSDDPQELADAQRRHWQNTYTAHPGMYGEQPSDPARHAAGLFRTAGAMDVLELGAGHGRDALYFAREGFTVRATDFSASGLQQLQSAARAQNVDQRVITAVHDVRDPLPLPDASVDAVFAHMLLCMALSTKEIHALVGEVRRVVRPGAVFVYAVRHTGDAHYGAGTSHDDDIYEHGGFAVHFFPRHLVDSLADGWTLNEVHAFEEGGLPRRL
- a CDS encoding ArsR/SmtB family transcription factor is translated as MLTLAADIEVLARFGRALADPIRCRILLTLREAPAYPADLADALQISRTRLSNHLACLRDCGLVVTVPDGRRTRYELADKRLGHALDDLRTAVVAVETDRTCPDAEAKGCC
- a CDS encoding MerR family transcriptional regulator — its product is MRISQLAERCGVPATTLRFYESAGLLTADRTPAGYRTYGEDAVQRLAFIRAAEGLGLPLEEISELLAVWAEGARKEVKAVYGSGRVSRRPPHRRGQRPS